A single genomic interval of Antechinus flavipes isolate AdamAnt ecotype Samford, QLD, Australia chromosome 1, AdamAnt_v2, whole genome shotgun sequence harbors:
- the PRXL2C gene encoding peroxiredoxin-like 2C produces MASAALGAVTQQICSLGPLQPPETERGVPLAEDVAELPVLDASGKGIPFGALFRERRAIVVFVRHFLCYICKEYVEDLAKIPKNFLQDANVTLIVIGQSSFQHIEPFCKLTGYSHEIYVDTERKIYRKLGMKKGEGITTSVRSPHVKSNLLSGSIQSLWRAVTGPVFDFQGDPAQQGGTLILGPGNNIHFIHLDKNRLDHKPINSILQLVGVQEVNFTDKSLIIDV; encoded by the exons ATGGCCAGTGCTGCGCTCGGAGCGGTCACACAGCAAATTTGCAGCCTGGGCCCGCTGCAGCCGCCGGAGACGGAGCGCGGCGTGCCCTTGGCCGAGGACGTGGCCGAGCTCCCTGTGCTGGATGCCTCTGGCAAAGGGATTCCGTTCGGGGCGCTCTTCCGGGAGCGTCGGGCCATCGTAGTGTTCGTGCGG CATTTCTTGTGTTACATCTGCAAAGAATATGTGGAAGACCTGGCCAAAATCCCCAAGAATTTTTTACAA gaTGCTAATGTCACACTAATAGTTATTGGACAATCATCTTTCCAACACATTGAG ccttTCTGCAAGCTGACAGGGTATTCTCATGAAATCTATGTTGACACTGagagaaaaatttatagaaaacttGGAATGAAGAAAGGTGAAGGAATTACTACATCAG TGCGGAGTCCACATGTGAAATCCAACCTACTCTCAGGAAGCATTCAAAGCCTGTGGAGAGCTGTGACTGGCCCCGTTTTTGATTTTCAAGGAGATCCAGCTCAGCAAGGTGGAACACTCATTTTAGGTCCTG GTAACAACATCCATTTTATACACCTTGATAAGAATAGACTAGATCACAAACCTATAAACTCCATTTTGCAACTTGTAGGAGTTCAAGAAgtgaattttacagataaatcTCTCATTATTGATGTATGA